Proteins from a single region of Nomascus leucogenys isolate Asia chromosome 21, Asia_NLE_v1, whole genome shotgun sequence:
- the PRR20G gene encoding proline-rich protein 20G — MEEPRLSKRLLSMAPNQASGGPPTEPGCSGVDCEDPVDPVQPAKPTAYVKPMRWEPPAHAEPARPAGRSWRRGRSWRAGRGRGSGAGLLRVLRQRVAPGVYLLNYHGEPGHQGGPEAGQTPAFSFTEAAPMPGIVQEGPGPYAAQPEVGFQEPLPAPGPVAVARQPMLALYPCLGFRPLGGSFILHIVQTSSGTSVHRVPVFLAHFDFAH; from the exons ATGGAGGAACCAAGGCTCTCGAAACGACTTCTCTCCATGGCCCCAAATCAAG CTTCAGGTGGGCCTCCTACAGAGCCAGGCTGCTCTGGTGTGGACTGTGAAGACCCTGTAGACCCAGTCCAACCGGCAAAACCCACTGCTTATGTGAAACCCATGAGATGGGAGCCCCCAGCTCACGCAGAGCCAGCTCGTCCTGCAGGAAGAAGCTGGCGCAGGGGAAGAAGCTGGCGGGCAGGTCGAGGCCGCGGCAGTGGGGCTGGGCTTCTCAGGGTCCTGCGCCAGAGAGTGGCGCCAGGCGTATACCTCCTGAATTACCATGGAGAGCCAGGCCACCAGGGGGGACCAGAAGCCGGGCAGACCCCAGCCTTCTCTTTTACTGAAGCAGCTCCTATGCCTGGAATTGTGCAGGAAGGCCCTGGCCCCTATGCAGCCCAGCCTGAGGTGGGGTTTCAGGAGCCACTTCCTGCTCCTGGGCCTGTGGCTGTGGCCAGGCAGCCCATGTTGGCCCTCTATCCCTGCCTCGGGTTCAGGCCCCTGGGTGGCTCATTTATTTTGCACATCGTGCAGACCTCTAGTGGCACCTCCGTGCACAGGGTCCCAGTGTTCCTTGCCCACTTTGACTTTGCACACTAA